In one Nicotiana tomentosiformis chromosome 6, ASM39032v3, whole genome shotgun sequence genomic region, the following are encoded:
- the LOC104093200 gene encoding LOW QUALITY PROTEIN: homogentisate 1,2-dioxygenase (The sequence of the model RefSeq protein was modified relative to this genomic sequence to represent the inferred CDS: deleted 2 bases in 1 codon), protein MECKDSTITSHCCNKFPSDLEYQSGFGNHFSSEAIVGALPQGQNSPLICPFGLYAEQISGTSFTSPRKLNQRSWLYRIKPSVTHEPFRRRLPRHEKLVSEFDQSNSAATPTQLRWKPVEIPETPKDFIDGLYTICGAGSSYLRHGFAIHMYTANKSMENCAFCNADGDFLIVPQQGRLWITTECGRLQVSPGEIVILPQGFRFSVDLPDGPSRGYVAEIFGTHLQLPDLGPIGANGLAAPRDFLVPVAWYEDGSQPGYTIVQKYGGELFTAKQDFSPFNVVAWHGNYVPYKYDLSKFCPYNTVLIDHSDPSINTVLTAPTDKPGVALLDFVIFPPRWLVAEHTFRPPYYHRNCMSEFMGLIYGGYEAKADGFHPGGASLHSCMTPHGPDTKTYEATIALGNEAGPHKIADTMAFMFESCLIPRVCPWALESPFMDHDYYQCWIGLKSHFSGLSMKEENINFQNGKPVEVKWKMLIVQLASVVL, encoded by the exons ATGGAGTGCAAAGATAGCACTATCACTTCCCACTGTTGTAACAAATTTCCCTCTGATTTGGAGTACCAATCAGGATTCGGGAATCACTTCTCATCTGAAGCTATAGTTGGAGCTCTACCTCAAGGTCAAAACAGTCCTCTTATTTGCCCCTTTGGCCTTTATGCTGAGCAGATCTCTGGCACCTCTTTTACTTCCCCTCGCAAACTTAACCAACGCAG TTGGCTATATCGTATTAAGCCATCAGTTACACATGAACCATTTAGACGAAGACTACCCAGACATGAAAAGCTTGTGAGTGAGTTCGACCAGTCAAACAGTGCTGCCACACCAACTCAACTAAGGTGGAAGCCGGTGGAGATACCAGAAACACCAAAAGATTTCATTGATGGTTTGTACACTATATGCGGGGCTGGCAGCTCATATCTCCGGCATGGTTTTGCAATTCACAT GTACACTGCCAACAAATCAATGGAGAACTGTGCCTTCTGCAATGCCGATGGTGATTTTCTGATTGTTCCTCAACAAGGAA GGCTGTGGATTACAACTGAATGCGGAAGATTGCAGGTTTCTCCTGGTGAAATAGTGATTTTGCCTCAAGGATTTCGATTTTCTGTTGACCTTCCAGATGGACCTTCACGTGGTTACGTTGCTGAAATTTTTGGAACTCATCTTCAACTTCCTGATCTGGGGCCAATAG GTGCAAATGGTCTGGCTGCTCCGAGGGATTTTCTTGTTCCTGTTGCCTGGTATGAAGATGGCTCCCAGCCAGGTTACACTATTGTGCAGAAGTATGGTGGTGAACTCTTCACTGCGAAGCAAGACTTTTCTCCTTTTAATGTGGTCGCTTGGCATGGCAATTATGTTCCTTATAAG TATGATTTAAGCAAGTTCTGCCCTTACAATACTGTACTGATTGACCACAGTGATCCTTCAATAAATACAG TTTTGACAGCACCAACGGATAAACCTGGTGTGGCATTACTTGACTTTGTCATTTTTCCTCCCCGGTGGTTGGTTGCTGAACACACCTTCCGTCCTCCATATTATCATCGCAATTGTATGAGCGAATTTATGGGTCTAATCTATGGGGGTTACGAG GCAAAAGCTGATGGTTTTCACCCTGGTGGGGCTAGCCTTCATAGCTGCATGACTCCTCATGGTCCCGATACCAAAACGTATGAG GCTACTATTGCACTTGGAAATGAAGCTGGTCCACATAaaatagctgatacaatggctTTTATGTTCGAGTCTTGTCTAATACCCCGAGTCTGTCCGTGGGCACTTGAATCTCCATTTATGGATCATGATTATTATCAATGCTGGATCGGCTTGAAGTCTCACTTCTCAGGACTATCCATGAAAGAAGAAAACATCAATTTTCAGAATGGAAAACCAGTGGAA GTGAAATGGAAGATGCTAATTGTTCAGCTAGCTTCTGTAGTTCTATAA